The following are from one region of the Amycolatopsis lurida genome:
- a CDS encoding universal stress protein — MSAPESTMDKGAVVAGYDGSEEARKAVRWAAGEAAARGRGLVVAQVVGFPPVPEAVPGGAWPRPGFLVAGQETAQRRAEAMLGDIAQECRRAWPDLAVSTRLLSGRAPDALAGAAENAELLVVGSSGLTALPRLLVGSTADELLHEYHRPIVVVRAGDEPPADDDRKVVVGVDGSETSREAIGFAYDFADRHGCALVALHVWSDLPLEAMAVTPTEHDREIIEERGKPLIDESLAGFRERYPDVRVHRVIAVDRPAHALAEQAEGAALLVVGSHGRGPLRRALLGSVSRAMVHHAPCPVAVVRRHKG; from the coding sequence ATGTCAGCACCGGAATCCACAATGGACAAGGGAGCCGTCGTCGCGGGCTACGACGGCTCCGAAGAAGCACGGAAGGCCGTGCGCTGGGCCGCGGGGGAAGCCGCTGCTCGCGGCCGCGGATTGGTCGTCGCCCAGGTCGTCGGGTTCCCGCCCGTGCCCGAGGCGGTCCCGGGCGGGGCGTGGCCGAGACCGGGGTTCCTCGTAGCCGGTCAAGAAACAGCACAGCGGCGCGCCGAAGCCATGCTCGGTGACATCGCGCAGGAATGCCGCCGGGCCTGGCCGGATCTGGCCGTTTCGACCAGGCTGTTGTCCGGCCGCGCACCCGACGCGCTGGCCGGCGCCGCGGAAAACGCGGAGCTGCTGGTCGTCGGGTCGTCGGGGCTCACCGCGCTGCCCAGGCTTCTGGTCGGCTCGACGGCCGACGAGCTCCTGCACGAGTACCACCGGCCCATCGTGGTGGTACGCGCCGGTGACGAACCGCCGGCGGACGACGATCGCAAGGTCGTGGTCGGCGTCGACGGATCCGAGACCAGCAGGGAAGCCATCGGGTTCGCCTACGACTTCGCCGACCGGCACGGCTGCGCGCTGGTGGCCTTGCATGTCTGGTCAGATCTTCCGCTCGAAGCGATGGCGGTGACTCCTACCGAGCACGACAGGGAGATCATCGAGGAACGGGGAAAGCCCCTGATCGACGAATCGCTGGCCGGATTTCGGGAACGGTATCCGGACGTCCGCGTCCACCGGGTGATCGCCGTCGACCGGCCCGCCCATGCGCTGGCGGAGCAAGCCGAGGGTGCCGCGCTGCTCGTCGTCGGCAGTCACGGACGCGGGCCGCTCCGCCGCGCTTTGCTGGGATCGGTCAGCCGAGCCATGGTCCACCACGCGCCCTGTCCCGTC
- a CDS encoding AbgT family transporter, with translation MNLLLRALDGVERLGNKLPHPFWLFVILSAVLALASWGLSAAGVSAVNPATGKPVEAKNLLSADGVRMMVTDAVKSYTSFPPLGTILVVMLGVAVAERSGLLAAVLRSGVSKVSPRWVTFALAFTGMVSHVASDAAYVVLIPLGALAFRAVGRSPILGIVVAFVSISAGYDASPLVTPTDAILSGLTTAAAQTIDPAYSVTPLANYFFSLASSIVLAAVITLVTEKVLARRAEAMPVDDDAQEDDLGSLQLSRQERRGLVAALIALAVFVVALVLAVLPASSPLRGKGGSIIESPLLTSISIFLALGFLAAGWAYGKVAGTVTSSRDIPGFMAHGFREMAPILVLFFAISQFLAYFKWTGIGEITAINGAGLLKSAGVSGPVIMLGILVVVTLVNLIVTSGSAQWALIGPVFVPMLMLLDIPPETTQALYRIADSCTNAITPMSPYFVMALGFLQRYRRSAGIGTLFSMTVPLAFTLLVVWTLLFFVFWVFGIPLGPGAPVR, from the coding sequence ATGAACCTCCTGCTGCGCGCGCTCGACGGCGTCGAGCGGCTCGGCAACAAGCTGCCGCACCCGTTCTGGCTCTTCGTCATCCTGAGCGCGGTGCTGGCACTGGCCAGCTGGGGACTCAGCGCGGCCGGGGTGTCGGCGGTGAACCCCGCCACGGGCAAACCGGTCGAGGCCAAGAACCTGCTGTCCGCCGACGGCGTGCGGATGATGGTGACCGACGCGGTCAAGAGCTACACGTCGTTCCCCCCGCTGGGCACCATCCTCGTGGTGATGCTCGGTGTGGCGGTCGCCGAGCGATCCGGTCTGCTCGCGGCCGTGCTCCGGTCCGGCGTTTCGAAGGTTTCGCCGCGATGGGTGACCTTCGCGCTGGCGTTCACCGGAATGGTGTCGCACGTCGCGTCCGACGCGGCCTACGTGGTGCTGATCCCGTTGGGAGCCCTGGCCTTCCGTGCGGTGGGGCGCAGCCCGATCCTGGGCATCGTGGTCGCGTTCGTATCCATCTCCGCCGGATACGACGCGAGCCCGCTGGTCACGCCGACCGACGCCATCCTGTCCGGGCTGACCACGGCGGCGGCACAGACGATCGATCCGGCCTATTCGGTCACCCCGCTGGCCAACTACTTCTTCTCGCTCGCCTCGTCGATCGTGCTGGCCGCCGTGATCACGCTCGTGACCGAGAAGGTCCTCGCGCGGCGTGCCGAAGCGATGCCGGTCGATGACGACGCACAGGAGGACGATCTGGGCTCGCTGCAGCTCAGCCGTCAGGAACGACGGGGCCTGGTCGCCGCGCTCATCGCGCTGGCCGTCTTCGTCGTCGCCCTGGTGCTGGCGGTGCTGCCCGCCTCGTCGCCCTTGCGCGGCAAGGGCGGAAGCATCATCGAGTCACCGTTGCTGACGTCCATCTCGATCTTCCTCGCGCTCGGCTTCCTGGCGGCGGGCTGGGCCTACGGCAAGGTCGCCGGGACGGTGACCAGCAGCCGCGACATCCCGGGGTTCATGGCACACGGATTCCGTGAGATGGCGCCGATCCTGGTGCTGTTCTTCGCCATCTCCCAGTTCCTGGCCTACTTCAAATGGACCGGTATCGGCGAGATCACCGCGATCAACGGCGCCGGTCTGCTCAAATCCGCCGGCGTCTCCGGGCCGGTCATCATGCTGGGCATCCTTGTCGTGGTGACCTTGGTGAACCTGATCGTCACCAGCGGCTCCGCCCAATGGGCGCTGATCGGCCCGGTGTTCGTGCCGATGCTGATGCTGCTGGACATCCCGCCGGAGACCACGCAGGCGCTGTATCGCATCGCGGACTCGTGCACTAACGCGATCACCCCGATGAGCCCGTACTTCGTGATGGCGCTGGGTTTCCTGCAGCGCTACCGGCGTTCGGCGGGGATCGGCACGCTCTTCTCGATGACGGTCCCGCTCGCGTTCACCCTGCTGGTGGTGTGGACGTTGCTGTTCTTCGTGTTCTGGGTGTTCGGCATCCCGCTCGGACCCGGCGCCCCCGTTCGCTAG
- a CDS encoding GreA/GreB family elongation factor: MSGPWLTKEAHTRLVRELATLRRPGTADRYGDDEIAHNIHRQARIRQIENMLRGAVVGQDPPDDGIAEPGMVLTVRYDDGDTETFLLGTRDEAGHGALEVYSPESPLGRALNGARPGDTREYGVPSGGAVRVTLLDAKPYGRHRETAH, encoded by the coding sequence ATGTCAGGCCCTTGGCTGACCAAGGAAGCGCACACGCGGCTGGTGCGGGAACTCGCGACGTTGCGGCGCCCCGGCACCGCCGACCGGTACGGCGACGACGAAATCGCGCACAACATCCACCGGCAGGCCCGGATCCGCCAGATCGAGAACATGCTGCGCGGCGCCGTCGTCGGACAGGATCCGCCCGACGACGGGATCGCCGAGCCCGGCATGGTGCTCACCGTCCGGTACGACGACGGCGACACCGAGACCTTCCTGCTCGGCACGCGGGATGAGGCAGGCCACGGCGCACTCGAGGTCTACTCCCCCGAATCCCCGCTCGGCCGCGCGCTTAACGGGGCGCGACCGGGCGACACGCGGGAGTACGGCGTGCCCAGCGGCGGGGCGGTGCGCGTCACGCTTCTCGACGCCAAGCCTTACGGGCGGCATCGGGAAACGGCGCATTGA
- a CDS encoding NAD(P)/FAD-dependent oxidoreductase has translation MGELDRIDGGPRSAIVIGAGVVGLSTAWFLQERGVGVTVLDREGIAAGASWGNAGWLSPGLAIPLNEPGVLRYGLRTLLDRQAPLHVPPSPDPRLWSFLARFAANCTGRSWTRAVEANSPLNDECLEAFDVLTANGVDAPTIEAPITAAFETADQAAGLITELRRIAETGQDISWTQLTAAELAERFPQATARLGTAVRIDGQRYVDPGRFVESLARAVVGRGGTIRHKFDVASLRAYPHALSVRSKTGQTVNANAVVLATGAWLGDLGRRWGVKVPVRAGRGYSFTVPTDRPVPGPLYLPDIRVACTPYRGGLRVAGTMEFRKPDAPLDPARVASIIASARPFLTGLDWDGRIDEWVGSRPVTTDGRHVIGVTSTPGLYVAGGHGMWGLTHGPITGRLLAEHITTGKQPEALRPFDPLRR, from the coding sequence ATGGGCGAGCTCGACCGGATCGACGGCGGCCCGCGTTCGGCGATCGTGATCGGAGCCGGCGTGGTCGGCCTGTCGACGGCGTGGTTCCTGCAGGAACGCGGGGTCGGAGTCACGGTGCTGGATCGCGAAGGCATCGCGGCGGGAGCGTCGTGGGGCAACGCCGGCTGGCTCTCCCCCGGCCTCGCGATCCCGCTCAACGAACCCGGCGTCCTGCGCTACGGACTCCGGACACTGCTCGACCGGCAGGCACCGCTGCACGTCCCGCCGTCCCCCGATCCGCGGCTGTGGTCGTTCCTCGCCCGCTTCGCCGCGAACTGCACCGGACGCTCGTGGACCCGCGCGGTCGAAGCGAATTCGCCGCTGAACGACGAGTGCCTGGAAGCCTTCGACGTCCTCACCGCGAACGGGGTGGACGCACCGACCATCGAAGCGCCGATCACCGCGGCTTTCGAGACCGCGGACCAAGCCGCGGGGCTGATCACCGAACTGCGACGCATCGCGGAAACCGGACAGGACATCTCCTGGACACAGCTCACCGCGGCCGAACTCGCCGAGCGGTTTCCCCAGGCCACGGCCCGGCTCGGCACAGCCGTCCGGATCGACGGGCAGCGCTACGTGGACCCGGGCCGGTTCGTCGAGTCGCTGGCACGGGCGGTGGTCGGCCGGGGCGGCACGATCCGCCACAAGTTCGACGTCGCTTCCCTGCGCGCGTACCCGCACGCGTTGAGCGTGCGCTCGAAGACCGGTCAGACGGTGAACGCCAACGCGGTCGTGCTGGCGACCGGTGCCTGGCTGGGCGATCTGGGCCGGAGGTGGGGAGTCAAGGTCCCCGTCCGCGCCGGACGGGGCTACTCCTTCACCGTGCCGACCGACCGTCCGGTGCCAGGCCCGCTCTACCTGCCGGACATCCGCGTGGCGTGCACGCCGTACCGAGGAGGCCTCCGCGTCGCCGGGACCATGGAGTTCCGGAAACCGGACGCGCCGCTGGATCCGGCGCGGGTCGCTTCGATCATCGCGTCGGCACGGCCCTTCCTCACCGGCCTGGATTGGGACGGGCGCATCGACGAATGGGTGGGCTCCCGCCCGGTCACCACCGACGGGCGGCACGTGATCGGCGTGACGAGCACACCCGGGCTCTACGTCGCGGGCGGGCACGGGATGTGGGGACTGACCCACGGTCCGATCACCGGAAGGCTCCTGGCCGAACACATCACCACCGGCAAGCAACCGGAAGCCCTGCGCCCGTTCGACCCCCTGCGCCGATGA
- a CDS encoding PucR family transcriptional regulator: MVTLDRLVNVLGGYGARLWCCPVSRETALRDVVMHDAADPRDLRGDVFLAVGTDSIATAVDLAVAAHASVVLVRGSAPDERAETGDVAVLLVDPDVSWGQLAGVVYGLVLEGRETESGRGPTDLFALADSLADALGSAVTIEDRLSRVLAYSSRQHLADRARLETILGRRVPEPVRDLFERRGVFGHLAASDEPLFVEADPEHGLTGRMVVAVRAGREMLGSIWVECDRPLTDVLRAVLRDSSRTVGLHLLRSRASADLERQVESDLVIRLVEGTPDAAAVLSRLGLPPGRFRVIALQAHIGDERHAALLLAFERATTGFGWSRPGRSTLFSNTVYTVLPGDDVDAARAWVRSIREALPRQVTMLAGIGAGAASAELPASRLEADECLALHAVRPGTKSAIAYDEAWDDILVQRLRAAAASGRAPARGPITELRRHDSANATSYVATLRAWLEAQGDLAEAAERLEVHPNTIRYRLRKMAEVTELGLDQPAKRLAMIIELAVSDPAP; the protein is encoded by the coding sequence ATGGTGACGCTGGATCGGCTCGTGAACGTCCTGGGTGGATACGGGGCGCGGCTGTGGTGCTGCCCGGTGTCGCGCGAGACGGCCTTGCGCGACGTGGTGATGCACGACGCCGCGGACCCCCGCGACCTGCGCGGAGACGTCTTCCTCGCCGTCGGGACGGACTCGATCGCGACAGCCGTCGACCTGGCCGTCGCGGCACACGCCTCGGTCGTCCTGGTCCGCGGATCGGCGCCGGACGAGCGCGCCGAGACCGGCGACGTCGCCGTGCTGCTGGTGGACCCGGACGTGTCCTGGGGTCAGCTCGCCGGCGTGGTCTACGGGCTCGTCCTGGAAGGCCGCGAGACCGAATCGGGCCGCGGTCCGACCGACCTGTTCGCGCTGGCCGACAGTCTGGCGGACGCGCTCGGCAGCGCGGTGACCATCGAGGACCGGCTCTCCCGGGTCCTGGCGTACTCCAGCAGGCAGCACCTGGCCGACCGGGCGCGGCTGGAGACGATCCTCGGCAGGCGTGTCCCGGAACCGGTCCGCGACCTGTTCGAACGGCGGGGCGTGTTCGGCCACCTGGCGGCATCCGACGAGCCGCTGTTCGTCGAAGCCGATCCCGAACACGGGTTGACTGGGCGCATGGTCGTCGCCGTTCGCGCGGGCCGGGAGATGCTGGGTTCGATCTGGGTGGAATGCGACCGGCCACTGACCGACGTCCTGCGCGCCGTCCTGCGGGACAGCTCGCGCACGGTCGGCCTGCACCTCCTGCGCTCCCGGGCGAGCGCGGACCTGGAGCGGCAGGTCGAATCCGATCTCGTGATCCGGCTGGTGGAGGGAACGCCGGACGCGGCGGCCGTGCTCAGCAGGCTCGGCCTGCCTCCCGGCCGGTTCCGGGTGATCGCCCTGCAGGCCCACATCGGCGACGAACGCCACGCCGCGCTCCTGCTCGCGTTCGAGCGGGCGACCACCGGTTTCGGCTGGTCACGGCCGGGCCGCAGCACGTTGTTCAGCAACACCGTCTACACCGTCCTGCCCGGGGACGACGTCGACGCGGCCAGGGCGTGGGTGCGTTCGATCCGCGAGGCACTGCCCCGGCAGGTGACGATGCTGGCCGGGATCGGCGCGGGCGCGGCGTCGGCGGAGCTGCCGGCCAGCAGGTTGGAAGCCGACGAATGTCTCGCATTGCACGCCGTACGGCCGGGCACGAAGTCCGCGATCGCCTACGACGAGGCCTGGGACGACATCCTCGTGCAACGGCTGCGGGCCGCCGCGGCGTCCGGCAGGGCGCCGGCCCGCGGCCCGATCACCGAGTTGCGGCGGCACGACAGCGCCAACGCCACCAGCTACGTCGCGACGTTGCGAGCCTGGCTCGAGGCGCAGGGAGATCTCGCGGAGGCCGCCGAGCGGCTGGAAGTGCACCCCAACACGATCCGCTACCGGCTCCGGAAGATGGCGGAGGTGACCGAACTCGGCCTCGACCAGCCCGCGAAACGGCTGGCGATGATCATCGAGCTGGCCGTGTCCGATCCGGCCCCTTGA
- a CDS encoding discoidin domain-containing protein, with protein MVKPGTAAIAAIVLLAQPVTASNATAESLLSVNKRTTTSTVESEGFGGALAVDGDSTTRWASLEGDPQWIAVDLGGPADISRIKVFWESAHAKDYQVQASDDGQNWRDVKTVVGGDGGLDEFTGLNTSARHVRIHGTARATVYGYSLWELEVYGVRTGDGDIQPPSVPTGLRQASSTTESITLGWTASTDNVGVTEYEVLRNGNVIGRSATPSYTDTSLASGFDFQYAVRARDAAGNLSGSTTPVKASTRPAASDGIVIALAGDIAKAELPSEHQRTAELVRKINPRYVLTVGDNQYVDGTIEEFRSYYDKTWGKFKNITKPTPGNHEWNNELAGYKQYFGKIATPKGKPYYSFDVGAFHFVALDSDPVYNGGGAEQVAWLRKDLAKTKKSCIAGYWHHPRFNSGNSGDAKSIAPLWNELARAKADVVFAGHDHHYERTKPLDVNGHVDEANGVRSVIAGIGGDSLYLDYKAREGVEKILGKHGVMKLVLKGKTYSWEIIGTNGELLDKAGPYTCR; from the coding sequence ATGGTGAAGCCGGGCACCGCCGCGATCGCGGCGATCGTCCTGCTCGCTCAGCCCGTGACGGCTTCCAACGCCACGGCGGAATCCCTGCTGTCGGTCAACAAACGGACCACGACCTCCACCGTGGAGAGCGAGGGTTTCGGTGGCGCGCTCGCCGTCGACGGCGATTCGACGACCCGATGGGCGAGCCTGGAGGGTGATCCACAGTGGATCGCCGTCGACCTCGGCGGTCCGGCGGACATCAGCCGGATCAAGGTCTTCTGGGAATCGGCCCACGCGAAGGACTATCAGGTCCAAGCATCCGACGACGGCCAGAACTGGCGGGACGTGAAAACCGTCGTGGGCGGCGACGGCGGCCTCGACGAGTTCACCGGTCTGAACACCTCCGCCCGGCACGTCCGGATCCACGGCACAGCACGGGCGACCGTTTACGGGTACTCACTGTGGGAACTGGAGGTCTACGGCGTCCGGACCGGGGACGGCGACATCCAGCCACCGTCGGTGCCGACCGGGCTCCGGCAGGCGTCGTCCACCACCGAGAGCATCACGCTCGGCTGGACCGCGTCCACCGACAACGTCGGGGTCACCGAATACGAAGTCCTGCGCAACGGCAACGTGATCGGCCGGTCCGCGACGCCTTCCTACACCGACACGTCCCTGGCGTCGGGATTCGACTTCCAGTACGCGGTGCGGGCACGGGACGCGGCGGGGAACCTGTCCGGGTCGACCACGCCGGTGAAGGCGTCCACCCGGCCGGCGGCGTCCGACGGCATCGTCATCGCGCTCGCCGGTGACATCGCCAAGGCGGAGCTGCCGTCGGAACACCAACGGACGGCGGAACTGGTCCGCAAGATCAACCCCCGGTACGTGCTGACGGTCGGCGACAACCAATACGTCGACGGCACGATCGAGGAGTTCCGGTCCTACTACGACAAGACGTGGGGCAAGTTCAAGAACATCACCAAACCCACGCCGGGCAACCACGAGTGGAACAACGAGCTGGCGGGATACAAGCAGTACTTCGGGAAGATCGCGACCCCGAAGGGTAAGCCGTACTACAGCTTCGACGTCGGCGCGTTCCACTTCGTCGCGCTCGATTCGGACCCGGTGTACAACGGCGGCGGCGCCGAGCAGGTGGCATGGCTGCGCAAGGACCTGGCGAAAACGAAGAAGTCCTGTATCGCCGGGTACTGGCACCACCCACGTTTCAACTCGGGGAACTCCGGCGACGCGAAGAGCATCGCGCCGTTGTGGAACGAGCTGGCCAGGGCCAAGGCGGACGTCGTGTTCGCCGGCCACGATCACCATTACGAGCGGACGAAGCCGCTGGACGTCAACGGGCATGTCGACGAGGCCAACGGTGTGCGGTCGGTCATCGCCGGTATCGGCGGCGACAGCCTCTATCTCGATTACAAGGCCCGTGAAGGTGTCGAAAAGATCCTGGGCAAGCACGGGGTGATGAAGCTGGTGCTCAAGGGGAAGACCTACTCCTGGGAGATCATCGGCACCAACGGGGAACTGCTCGACAAAGCGGGCCCGTACACCTGCCGGTGA
- a CDS encoding discoidin domain-containing protein: protein MKRRTPLAGVAVATLALLGQTLISSGTAAQAESLLSAGRPTTTSSVEATEFGGANAVDGNTTTRWASEEMVDPQWIAVDLGGTSTITKVKLNWEVAYAKTYTIQGSADGRTWTDIKAVVGGDGGIDEHAGLNATARHIRVHGTARGTTYGYSLWELEVYGDRVGGGDTQAPTVPTGLSATATTTDSVTLGWTASTDNVGVTEYEVLRDGNVVGTSATTTYTDSGLASGVEFGYSVRARDAAGNVSAASPAIRAATQPGGTGPVTLALAGDIANPELFSTHQGTANQVARINPKYVLTVGDNQYHKGTISEYRSHYDKTWGKFKSITKPTTGNHEWDDQLRGYKEYFGSIAYPQGLPYYSYDIGDFHFVAMDSNPIYTGGGSDQVTWLRNDLAKNTKSCVIGYWHHPRFNSGNSGDKKQMAPLWNEMARVKADMVITGHDHHYERTKPLNVDGHVDEANGVRSVIAGIGGDYLYTDYRAREGVEKILAKHGVMKLTLNGKSYSWEIHDTNGNVLDKAGPYTCR from the coding sequence ATGAAACGGAGAACACCCCTGGCCGGTGTCGCGGTGGCGACGCTGGCCCTGCTGGGCCAGACCTTGATCTCTTCGGGTACCGCCGCGCAAGCGGAATCACTGCTGTCCGCCGGCAGACCGACCACGACCTCGTCGGTCGAGGCCACCGAGTTCGGCGGCGCCAACGCCGTCGACGGCAACACCACGACCCGGTGGGCGAGCGAGGAGATGGTCGATCCGCAGTGGATCGCCGTCGACCTCGGCGGTACCTCGACCATCACCAAGGTCAAACTGAACTGGGAAGTCGCCTACGCCAAGACTTACACGATCCAAGGCTCGGCCGACGGCAGGACCTGGACGGACATCAAGGCGGTCGTCGGCGGCGACGGCGGTATCGACGAGCATGCGGGCCTCAACGCCACCGCGCGCCATATCCGCGTCCACGGTACGGCGCGCGGCACGACCTACGGTTATTCGTTGTGGGAGCTGGAAGTCTACGGTGACCGCGTCGGCGGTGGCGACACGCAGGCGCCGACGGTGCCCACGGGTCTCTCCGCGACCGCCACCACGACGGACAGCGTCACCCTCGGCTGGACCGCCTCCACCGACAACGTCGGGGTCACCGAGTACGAGGTGCTCCGCGACGGGAACGTCGTCGGAACCTCGGCGACGACCACCTACACCGACAGCGGCCTGGCGTCCGGAGTGGAGTTCGGCTACTCCGTGCGGGCACGGGACGCGGCGGGCAACGTGTCCGCGGCGAGTCCGGCGATCAGGGCCGCGACCCAGCCGGGCGGCACCGGCCCCGTCACCCTCGCGCTGGCGGGTGACATCGCCAACCCGGAGCTCTTCTCCACGCACCAGGGGACCGCGAACCAGGTCGCCAGGATCAACCCGAAGTACGTGCTGACCGTGGGCGACAACCAGTACCACAAGGGCACCATCTCGGAATACCGCTCGCACTACGACAAGACGTGGGGCAAGTTCAAGAGCATCACCAAGCCCACGACGGGCAACCACGAATGGGACGACCAGCTCCGGGGCTACAAGGAGTACTTCGGCTCGATCGCGTACCCGCAGGGCTTGCCGTACTACAGCTACGACATCGGTGACTTCCACTTCGTCGCGATGGACTCGAACCCGATCTACACCGGCGGCGGGTCCGATCAGGTGACCTGGCTGCGCAACGACCTGGCGAAGAACACCAAGTCCTGCGTCATCGGATACTGGCACCACCCGCGTTTCAACTCGGGGAACTCCGGGGACAAGAAGCAGATGGCGCCGCTGTGGAACGAGATGGCCAGGGTGAAGGCGGACATGGTGATCACCGGTCACGACCACCATTACGAGCGGACGAAGCCGCTGAACGTCGACGGCCACGTCGACGAGGCCAACGGCGTGCGGTCGGTCATCGCCGGCATCGGTGGCGACTACCTCTACACGGACTACAGGGCACGTGAAGGGGTGGAGAAGATCCTCGCCAAGCACGGGGTGATGAAGCTGACGCTGAACGGGAAGTCCTACTCCTGGGAAATCCACGACACCAACGGGAATGTGCTCGACAAGGCGGGTCCGTACACCTGCCGCTGA
- a CDS encoding Lrp/AsnC family transcriptional regulator: MLAEPDLDLIAALQIAPRASVATLAEALDVSASTVGRRLVRLEEQRILRVIGQVEWTARARGNPRHVWVTTEPGASGSAAKALARFPEVQLAAETAGRSDVYLAVHVPDRAEARELLAERIPGVPGVAGTHSELVLRALTRADSWRLHRLSEDQQRILSREQVVPAAPDGFDADDVGPDERRLIGLLAGNGRITAAEAGRSLGISQSTAYRLIQSTLRRGIVRPRVEVEPAQLGYELEAVIALTITPGAIQAVAAELARHPSARYVSIVAGTASVIHQGVFRNEDEMADFLTRDLAPLPGITALQVSVVLRMLRRYWLYREDGRFAVIDEPS, encoded by the coding sequence ATGCTGGCCGAACCCGACCTCGACCTGATCGCGGCGCTCCAGATCGCCCCGCGCGCCTCGGTCGCGACGCTCGCCGAGGCGCTCGACGTCTCCGCCAGCACGGTGGGACGACGACTGGTCCGCCTCGAGGAACAGCGGATCCTCCGGGTGATCGGCCAGGTCGAGTGGACCGCAAGGGCGCGCGGGAACCCGCGGCATGTCTGGGTCACGACCGAACCGGGCGCGTCCGGTTCGGCGGCGAAGGCGCTCGCACGGTTTCCCGAGGTCCAGCTCGCGGCGGAGACGGCGGGCCGGTCGGACGTCTACCTGGCCGTGCACGTTCCGGACCGAGCCGAGGCGCGCGAACTGCTCGCCGAGCGCATCCCCGGGGTTCCGGGCGTGGCGGGGACCCACTCGGAGCTGGTGCTGCGGGCACTGACCAGGGCCGATTCCTGGCGGCTGCACCGGCTGAGCGAAGACCAGCAGAGGATCTTGTCCCGCGAACAGGTGGTGCCTGCCGCGCCGGACGGCTTCGACGCCGACGACGTGGGGCCGGACGAACGACGGCTCATCGGGCTCCTGGCCGGGAACGGGCGGATCACCGCGGCCGAAGCGGGCCGGAGCCTCGGCATCAGCCAGTCCACCGCGTATCGGCTGATCCAGTCGACGTTGCGGCGCGGTATCGTCCGGCCACGCGTCGAGGTGGAACCCGCGCAGCTCGGCTACGAACTGGAGGCGGTCATCGCGCTGACCATCACTCCGGGCGCCATCCAGGCCGTGGCCGCGGAACTGGCGCGGCATCCGTCGGCGCGGTACGTGTCGATCGTCGCCGGCACCGCTTCGGTCATCCACCAGGGCGTGTTCCGGAACGAGGACGAAATGGCCGACTTCCTCACCAGGGACCTCGCCCCCTTGCCCGGGATCACCGCCCTGCAGGTCTCCGTGGTGTTGCGCATGCTGCGCCGGTACTGGCTGTACCGGGAGGACGGCAGGTTCGCCGTCATCGACGAGCCGTCGTGA
- a CDS encoding M20 family metallopeptidase codes for MLDDLRTIVELETHSYDKPMLDKGVDTLRSWVFGCLGAPGTESRHTDTVRGDVLELSYAGTVPGTVLLLSHYDTVWPTGTLAGWPYADVDGRVTGPGAFDMKLGLVQSVWALRGLRELGLPHPSVKFLFNGDEEIGSPHSRPYIEAASEGALATLVFEASLDGKLKTARKGVGLFDVTATGVEAHAGLDPYAGASAIHALAAIVGELASAGSRELGTTVNVGTISGGTGRNVTAGGASCGVDVRVAELSEMDRIDKVFAGLEGGDPRVTVSVEGEWNRPPMTPNDPSRALFATARKVAADEGWELEETAVGGASDGNFVSALGRPVLDGLGAVGGGAHARDEHILVRHIPERTALAIGLIAALA; via the coding sequence ATGCTCGACGATCTGCGGACCATCGTCGAACTGGAGACGCACAGCTACGACAAGCCGATGCTGGACAAAGGCGTCGACACCCTCCGGTCCTGGGTCTTCGGCTGTCTCGGCGCTCCCGGCACCGAGTCCCGGCACACCGACACGGTTCGTGGTGACGTGCTGGAACTGAGCTATGCGGGGACGGTGCCGGGAACGGTGCTGCTGCTGAGTCACTACGACACGGTCTGGCCGACCGGCACACTCGCCGGGTGGCCGTACGCCGACGTGGACGGCCGCGTCACCGGGCCGGGCGCGTTCGACATGAAACTCGGTCTGGTGCAGTCGGTCTGGGCGCTGCGTGGCCTCCGCGAACTCGGCCTTCCGCATCCGTCGGTCAAGTTCCTCTTCAACGGTGACGAGGAGATCGGCAGCCCCCACTCGCGGCCGTACATCGAAGCGGCCAGTGAAGGCGCGCTGGCCACCCTCGTCTTCGAGGCGTCGCTGGACGGGAAGCTCAAGACCGCGCGCAAGGGGGTCGGCCTGTTCGACGTGACCGCCACCGGCGTCGAGGCGCACGCGGGCCTGGACCCGTACGCGGGAGCGAGCGCGATCCATGCGCTCGCCGCGATCGTCGGAGAGCTGGCGTCCGCGGGTTCGCGCGAACTCGGGACCACGGTCAACGTCGGCACCATTTCCGGCGGTACCGGCCGCAACGTCACCGCGGGTGGCGCGAGCTGCGGCGTCGACGTCCGCGTCGCCGAACTGTCCGAAATGGACCGGATCGACAAGGTGTTCGCCGGTCTGGAAGGCGGCGATCCTCGCGTGACCGTCTCGGTCGAAGGGGAGTGGAACCGACCGCCGATGACACCGAACGACCCGTCACGGGCGCTGTTCGCGACCGCGCGGAAGGTGGCCGCCGACGAGGGCTGGGAGCTGGAGGAGACCGCCGTGGGAGGCGCGAGCGACGGCAACTTCGTGTCCGCGCTGGGCCGTCCGGTGCTCGACGGGCTCGGCGCCGTCGGAGGCGGCGCCCACGCACGCGACGAACACATCCTCGTGCGGCACATCCCGGAACGGACGGCGCTGGCCATCGGACTGATCGCGGCGCTCGCCTGA